The following is a genomic window from Ficedula albicollis isolate OC2 chromosome 21, FicAlb1.5, whole genome shotgun sequence.
TCAATTAATGAAtcacaaagacaaaaaacctAAAATGTTGCCTTTCTTCACTTGTTTCACACAACCATTCCCCAATCACATACAAGTTAAGTGTCAGTTTGTCCTGGGCAAACTGTTTTCAGCATTAAGAAATTTCTTGTTGTCACGTCTGCCGCTTCTGCTTTGAGCTGCAAAGACAGGAATAGGGATTTAATAGTTGTACCTACATTTCATACTGTTCCTGAGTTAGGGCCTGATTCCCTTGAATATACCACAAAGGTGGGGAAGATTCTTACTCAGAAGGGCCTGGAAATAACACACTGCTAATATTCATTGGCATGATCTGCTTACTGGTTCTGTGAGATTATAAAGATGAGCCTCATGATAGAAGCAGTTCCAAGAAATCTGCATGactgagctgtgtttgtgccAGAATGTAGCAGTATCTTAGCCTCGGGGTCTCTCTTTAAGCTACTTGCAGAGCTATAAAATTAATGTAGCAAGGTTTGTCCTGGAGTGGGTAAGGAACATGCTCATTGAACAGGATCTACTGGCTCAGTTCTAACAGCCATGCTCAGCAAATCACGGGGGAAGCTGCACAGCCATATTTCTGCCATGACAGCTTGACACCTATGATTATTGAAATAATCATGCAGAGCCTCAAAATACAAAGTTTGACTTTTATCCAGCCTGGACAATGCCCTACAGTCCATGTGCCTGGAAACACACATTTTGTACTTAGGCATTTTTTAATGCTAAGTCACAGAATCGAGGAATAATAGAGATGTCTGTATGCCATGCGATTaaacctcctgctcaaagcaagGCAAAGTGCAAAGTTAGATCAAATAGCTCAACTCAAAAATCAGCtgagttttaaaataagaacagaGCCATGACAGCCCCATTGGATAGCCTGTCCTACTGCTTAAGCACTCTCATTATTATCACTCTGTTATAATAATGAGGTGCATCTTCACAGGTGGCCACTCAGAttcatattttggttttgtgtgttctCAGGTGAATGTCACGACAGAGTAGGTGAGTTCactctaaaattaaaaaaaaaaagtaaaatagaaattttGATACAACAAGAAAACAATTGTAATTTGgaactgtttaatttttcacttgGTCAAAATTCAGCCTTATGCTAAGTTCTGTGCTGAAGCATATTTAAAGGAGTTCCTATTCTAAAGACTTTCCCATCTAATGATACCCTGACAGACCTAGGCTCCTTTTATGCTTGGCAATTAGTTCCATGGCATGCTGGGATTTGCAGAGGATGTAGGAATTCTCCTTAGCTCTTCCCAGTTTCCAGTGGGATGCATTTAATTGCATGGCAAtccttttttcccagaagaGATGGGGACAAAGGACCCacctttcttattttctgcaCTCACCTCTGGTTCAAGTCTTAGGAGTTATTTtctcaaaagaagaaatgtgtgtCTGTCTTAGCTACAGATTTAAGTCCTTGgacaaatggaaaaatttttaattcttctgctgttttatcAGGAGACTGCCTGCAAATTAACTAATCTCACACAGTAACTGTAGCTGTTCATTAACACTGTATTTTCTATGCTAAAGCATACCAACACCACCAGCCAATTCCATAGTGCACGGAAGAACTGTCAGGTAAATTGGTCTAATAACTAAAAAGAGAATatcttggttttatttcagcagtttctCATAGTATCAGCCCTAGTTTACCTGACTTTACGCTGATGACTAAACATACTTCAGAATTTAGTAACTGCAGTATTGATCTAGATTgatcagctttaaaaaaaacccatcctgCCTAATTATTTGAACTGGTGAGCCTTGAGGGGTCTTGCAGGTATGTAACATGCAATTAAATACTACCTAATTAAGAATTTTCCTGGTGTGATAGTCTCTTGAGTAAATGCTATTTGCATGTCTCCATTCTTATCCAGTATTTTACTGATTAGCAGTTTTTCCGTTGTGTCTGTGGTACACTTTGAGAGAAGAGGAAGCATGAGGGGTGGTGAAGCATTTTGTAAGCTTTCATGAAGAACCAAAAAGATTAATAAAAGTCTAAGTTACAGCAAAGCCTAGTGagtgctcagcagctgtggTGTACTGCAGttgaggaggagcaggagtaAGTAATTTGTGGTGTCCTGGAGAGCACTGtgagccacagcagctgggccACCCCTGTGCTCTCCTGATTGTGTTTCACTTATGGCACAGCTTCGCTCTCTTCTCCAGCAACTAGTTGTGTTTTAAGTTACAGCATGGAGAGTTGTTTTAAATCAAGGAATCTAGCAGGGTGTCAATAggtcttaatttcttttttgtgtctTAATGCTCCTATCTGCATACAGCTTTCCTGTGTCCACTGGATAACTTAGGCTTTTGGTATGTACTCAtttcccaattttcttttttattcctttgggGGGGAGTGTGCTTCAGAGGAGTTTTGGTAatgtgggtttgatttttttcataccAAGGCCAGCAGAAATGCCAATTTGAAGCCTTTCTCACAGCTAGGAAAAAATTCAAGTGTGCCTTTATCCCATGGATCCTCTGATATGTCCAGGCTTCAGCCTTTCTTTAGTGAGGCTGTTAATAGAGCCTGTCTTCCATATTCTTGTTTTCACAAATGTTGAGAGAGCAAGTATGAGTGATGTCCCTTTGTTGGAGTGACCAGCAGGCTATAGATGTAGAAAAGCCTGAAGTGAAATATTGTTGTTCGCATTTGCTCTCTGAATAAACATGGAGGGTATGTTTCCTTGGTTACAAAAATGGCAAATGGTGGTAAAGAGAATCCTTCTATCAGTTATTACAGTAAGATCTTTTCTTCTTGGATTTGTCCCATTAAGCACAAGGACCGGGATCATTAAGGACACTTGCAAAGTACAGAATTTGTGACAATATTATCCTGTTACTGCTCAGGGCACTGTTGGCATTTGGACCTGATGGCTTCACTGGGAGTGAAAAGAGCTGTATGCTCTGGCAGGATCAGAGTTCACAGAGTCCTGGAAGAAGCCTTTAGGTCTGTTAATACTGCAGTGAGGTTGGACCACTGCTCTGAACACACTGGAAGGAGGTAAAAGAAGGATTTGCTGAGGACTGGAGTGACattctgggagctgcaggcatgGCTGTCCATGGGCTTTTTGATGATGGGATGCCAGATTGGTCATGTATGAACTGTGCTAGTACAACATGAATCAGACTGCCTGGCTTTCTGTGCAAACTCTTCTGGAGTTCCAAAATTAATAACCTATTTAGAAAAGGCTAAATGGTCCCCAAATCAGCTGTTGACAGAGATGACAAGAAGAATGAATGACTACAGTGTAGCACCACAGGACATACTCAGCAACAGATGTGGAGAAAAATGGCTTTGTCTTCACTGTCTCAATTGCCTCACCATCTTTCTGCACTGGTTCATGGGTCCAGGCCACTCTTCCCACTCTCTACCCATCCCTTTCAGACAAGATGGTGCTGTTTCACATTGATCCTGCCAGAGTTCTCCCAACATGCTGACCTgtcttcctgttttgtttttttccacagacTATCATTCTGGTACATTGGCTGCTTACAGTGTGGTGAGTGATTAGTGTCTGGCCTGGGGGAGAACAGGGTATTCCTTCAAACTAGGAATGGGATGTTCCCTGGGAATCAGCACTCCCTGTTTGTGCCTGTGTGCAAGAAGATCCTAAATCTAAGAGTAAGGTGTTTGTGTGGGAACAGGGATGAAACCAAAGGTTGCAGGCTAATTGTTAATGtgaactgggtttttttgtctcatttgaCAGGGGATGCATGAATTACATGTTGCCAGTCTCCTATGCCTGGGGAAATTTCAGTGTCCTTGCAGTGGGAATCTGGGCCATTGTGCAGCGAGATTCCCTTGATGCCATAACAATGGTGAGTGTAAGAGTATTGGTctcccccaggctgctcaggaggaGGGTGGAGGGCAGAGTCTTTGAGCCAGTGATGATTTTCAGCTGTTCCCAATACAGCAGCTCCCTGTTTGggtgtgtttgggtttgtttttttttaacagagcaTATAAATTTATGAGCTCTGTAAACCATAGTGAGAAGCATTCATTctcaattattttccttttcagagatGAGATATACTTGATTCTTCCTTTTTTACCTGCTGTTGTGACTTGTAATGCCAGATGAGGACTCAAAGTGTTTAATATTCTTGAGTTGGAGGGGCTTTGTAAAACCCTTTTCTGAACATTGAATAGAttggcaaataaaaataaacaattctaGAATATATTATGAGAAGATATCTGACAGAAAAAGGCACGAAATACAAGATCATTCATCTAGGAGTATCTGTCTGCCTGGAGCAGTACCAAGAGTGCTGTGTGATACTGGGGTGAAGGAGGATTGTGCAACATAGCTCTCACAGGAAACAGAGGCTGACTGTTACTGTCAGTGGTTAAACCCTTGTTCTGTTCATGTCCCATTCTCTGTCCTTGTTTCCAGTTCTTGACTGGCCTGCTGCTCACAGTCCTCACAGACATCATTCACATCTCTATCTTCTACCCTGCACGTGACTTCCTCAGTGATGCAAAGCGTTTCAGTATAGGCATGGCCATCTTCAGTCTCCTGCTCAAACCTGTGTCCTGCTATTTGGTGTATCGAATGTACCGGGAGCGTGGAGGAGAGTGCACCTTGAACATAGGTAGGatgctttttctgcttccatGGCAGTGTGAGCCACTTCCTCAGGACTGCCTTGCACTTAGGACCCTGAATTcagcctgagctctgtgcaACTGGATTCTGCCCTCCTTTCCAGGCAGACAGGGTGCTTGCTTTGCTTCCTCATGTTTGTTCTCCTATTCTGTCATTCTAGTGTGTCTTTGGCCTTAAACTTATATTCTTGCTCTCCCCCTTTGCAGACCTGAAGTTTTTGACAGCCATTTTGCCTACAATGGTGTTGAGaggcttttcctctcttccttctcctgtgtttgtgtgtgtttgttggAAACTTTTGGGCGTCCTTTTTTGTCAACCCTTTCTTCTGGGGGAAAGTAGTGGCAGTATTTCCTCTGGTTGGATTatgaaaaagagggaaataaagctGGATTTCTAACTCCATGCTTTCTGTGGGCCTCACATGTCCAATTTAGCTTGATTGCTTTAGACTTTGTTCCTTACATGGAAAATGGGACTAATGTTTACCTGATGGGAGTTAGCTTggagacattttatttttcccctggtTGTATTTGATAATGATAATGTGGAAGATTTGCCAGAGAGGATGTGCTGTGGCTAGATGTTCTGGGTCTTGGTCAGCTTTGCCAAGCATTCTTGGTACTAGTTCATGCCTGGGCAGCTGCCAGGGGTTGATTGTTTGCCAGGGATTGTTGTTTGGATTCATGCTGGCAAAACCTGCAGCCTGTCACAGTTCTGTTTGTCATCCTAagagggctgtgcaggacaAAAGATGGTGCATTTGCATTACAGTGTCTGGAAGCCTCTCTTATTCTGCTTTGGTGGTAGCAAAGATCACACTCCTGTGAAAAGAGGTGGAAAcctgcagaggaggagatgccatgaaaggaaggaaggaagcctAAGTGCCTTAGGGCACTGTGTGCTATTTGCACCTCTCTGCTAATGGACTGTGGATGTCATTTCTGCCAGCTGCTTGTGAAAATCCAGATGGATAGACCTTAGCTGGGTCAGGAGGCATGTGAGTCACATGCTGCACCTTTTTTGTGTCAGTTTTTATTAGCTGCTCACTGTGCTTGTCATTGGGATTCAACATGTGTATCCCATAGGAAGTATAGATATCACTGAGGAGTTCATCCCTTTGCTTGGAATTTGGCAACACTTCTTTTCAACTACACTATCCCAAACTAAGAGCCTCGTCTCAGGCACAGGTGGGAATTCAGACACTGTAGTTTCATATCCTCTCCTGAACTGTCTTTCTTACAAGATTTTCAGTACTGTATCTTGTTTTGTGCTGAATGTGCTTGACAAATTTCCTCtggtttttcctgctgtctggcatttttgtttgaacacagcagtgctgaaatTTTCCTCGacttttctgtcttgttttccttctacACTAAGTCCCTCTTTGTTGCTTGGGAACATCCTTGCTGCTTAGAACAAATCCCTCTTAGTCTGGTGGCTATCTGTGATTCCCCATGGCAAATGCCTGGCCCATAGATGAAGAGCTGTCACATTCTCTGcctcctctttccctgctcaTCCCCTGGACAGTAACATGATTTTGCACAGACACGTTGTTAATAGTGCAGTTAGGAGCACTGTTAGATTCAAATTTGGTGCCACACTTGAGTCATTATTGGGAACAGTGGTTCATGGATGTATCATGCCTTTAAATCTGTGTCAGGTAGCCACAGTTCCTGCAACTTCTGGCTGTCTGTTCATTTTTCCATGAGTTCTCATACACTTTATCTTGCTGATATTTCAGCAAGGAACCTGTTGTGCTGCTATGGGGTATGGGGTATGCTATGGGGTATTGTGGGTCTTGCTTTCCACACAGCCACGTGGCTACTAAAAGAGCAGTTCTCAAAGAAAGAATAGGCATGTTGGAAGGATGACTcttcttccctcctgcctgttCAGTGAGGATCACAGACCACAGATGGTGGGAGCTGGTAAAATGTGTGCTCCTGAGCTGTTGGTTTTTTCTAGACCATTCAGTTCTGGTGCTTTTGCCTTTATCCCAGGCCTGTTCTCTCCCATCTCCACTCAGGTGTCGCCGGTGCAGGCCAGGACCGCAGCGCCTACGAGCGCATCGATCAGCCAGAGGGGCCTCCACAGTGGCCTTCCCCCAGCAAGGCAGCCCAGCCGCCCTACTGAGCaccctgcagcctgggacaaACACTGCCCTCACCCAGCCAGGCCTGCCACCCTTCCcatgcagcagcacctgctaCTGGGCACACAGGAGAAGAGCTGATAATTCTTTTGGCTGCCTAAAGGTTAGGCAGATGGGTTCTGCACTAAGTCCAGAAGGTCTTGGAGGTGTCATGTTAAGCACTGTGACTCACTGTAATCCCAGTactctcctttcctccctgcccctgAATCCCTCCTCTGTACATGTGACTGGATGCACCTTCTGCAGCCTTCTAGTCTTTCAttgtgtttcttctttgttATAAGAGAACCACTCAAAGTACTTCTGGACAAGCAATCTTTAAGAAAAGGCTTATGGACTGCCCTAAAACAATACAGTGTAGCCTGATTTTATGCAGATATATTTCCAGGAAACATCTAGGAGTTCCCAAGTGCTATTTTTGATGGCATTATTTAACTTCTTGTGCTCCCAGTATCTGGTATTGGGTTTTATTAACTTATGCTTGTACACAAATTGAATGTCCTTCAGGATACTTCAAATGACTCTTGAATGTAGATTATAGATCCTTTGTGCCTTGAAATATCCTTTTGCCTTCATCTGCTTGTCTTGACAGAATTtgaaatattacatttttctaaGAAAACTATAAAATGGACACAGTTTTTCTGTGTTAGAAAAAGTTACACTGGtcacttttgtttcatttgaaaatgtagCTTTTCCTGAGGGTTTGGGACTGCAGCCAGGCATTCTGGGAGGTCATTATGAGGGAACGTCTAAAGGCTCTGATGGCTTTTAGCCTAAGCTTTACTCTGAGAAGTCAAAGATACTTCTTATAATTGTGTGGGTGGGAAGATGGGCCAGTAAAATGGGGATTGAGGAAAGATGGACTTATTTACTCTGTAGATGTTCCATTGGATATGTTGTTATGCACGATAAATTCATCCTGCTGTGGCTTTCAGGTAagattctaaaaaaaaaaactgaccaaacaaaaccccagaagcaaacaaaccaacagaTTTCAACAGGATtcatttacagaagaaaatgagtaTGTTAGCTTTGGCAGAATTCTAGTGCTGGAAGGCAGGTATTTTCCTGAAGCAAGTTCATTTTCAAAGTTTATATTGTTATTTTACAACTGCTTTTGTCTTgacaagagctgctgctgtgttgaTTCTTCAGTAACCAAGACCCCTGTGGACTTTGCTCTAACCTCCAGAAGCATgccatttgtatttttaaaatcaagcagTTTTCTCCCAACTTTTATCACTTCAAACATAAGCAGGTGCTTCCTCCACTTTGCTGCACAAGCACTACAGTGATCTCTGGTGTACCCGAACCAAGCACATGGTGAATGCCACAGAAATGTTGTGCATTCTTTTTACAGGCTTTGTGTATAATAGGGCACAAGAATAGGAATTAGTCTTTTCTTGTGATTAGAtggcaaagaaggaaagagtAGGCAGAAGTTGCGGGGCTTGTGGAGTTCCAGAGCCTTTATGTGAAtgggttttttcagctgtttagAACTGTACAGTGACAGCACCGATCCCTGAATAAGACATTTAAatgctctgggtttttttacctaGACCCATGGaccacagacagaaaaatcactgcttttaatgctgtggggtttgggtgtTGGCACAGTCAGTTGTATCTAGGGAGGCCTTCCCAGACGTTAGACATTGGAAATACCCATTTAGCTGACCTGCCatgtgtttttctgtggaaaatttgGTACCTTTGGGAGCTCCGGGAAGCAGAGCAAGGCACGAGTAACACTCATCTTACAGTGCCTCAAGGATACCTATTTAGGGCAGTAAATCAGAGGTGATGCTAAAAACAAACCCCTCTCCTggctgaggaggaagagagTGTTTGTCTCTAGTTCAGGAGGGCGTGAGGGGATTCAGTGCCAGAGCATGCAGGGCCTCGCTGGCTTCACTCTGTTCACTCTCGTGGGGTCTCTGCAGACAACTGCAATGTTCCATTCAGCTGGTTTTGCTTCGTTTTTTAAAACCCTcatgtgctgctgttcctggggtTTTGGTGGTGAGCgggcagctccctcagccctggtGGGCTCGGGTAGGAAGAGGAAGACATGGCGCCTTGTCCTGAGGCACTGCCCGGGACAGGCATGGCTCCCGCCCAGGATAagccctcctctccccagccgAGCCCCGGTTTTAATTAGCCATAGCCCAGAGCGGCTTTCCCCGGCCATCTGTAGCCCCGGTGACTGAGCTAATCGTGGGCATAAGCCGCTTATGGAGCCGCAGCTGGAGCGGCCGCGGGCCTGAGGGGGCCGAGGGCGCCGAGGGCGGCTGTGGCCGTGGAGGAAGCAGAGGCTCGGACGCATGTGGGCAGCCCCTGGGGCCCAGCAATTACCCCAGAGTGGGTAAGTGGGGCCGAGCGGTGCCTCCTGCAGTGGGTAAGTGCTGCCTTTAGCAGTGGGTGAGTGAAGCTGAGTGCTGCCTCTCACAGTGGGTGAGTGCAGCCCAGCGCTGCCTGTCACACTGGGTGAATGGGGCCCAGTGCTGCCTCTCTCAATGGGTAAGTGAAGCTGAGTGGTGCCTTTCACACTGGGTGAGTGGGGCTCAGCGGTGCCTCTTGCAGTGGGTGAGTGCTGCCTCTCGCAGTGGGTAAGGacagcccagtgctgcctctCACAGTGGGCGAGTGCAGcccagcgccccccccccccccccccccccccccccccccccccccccccccccccccccccccccccccccccccccccccccccccccccccccccccccccccccccccccccccccccccccccccccccccccccccccccccccccccccccccccccccccccccccccccccccccccccccccccccccccccccccccccccccccccccccccccccccccccccccccccccccccccccccccccccccccccccccccccccccccccccccccccccccccccccccccccccccccccccccccccccccccccccccccccccccccccccccccccccccccccccccccccccccccccccccccccccccccccccccccccccccccccccccccccccccccccccccccccccccccccccccccccccccccccccccccccccccccccccccccccccccccccccccccccccccccccccccccccccccccccccccccccccccccccccccccccccccccccccccccccccccccccccccccccccccccccccccccccccccccccccccccccccccccccccccccccccccccccccccccccccccccccccccccccccccccccccccccccccccccccccccccccccccccccccccccccccccccccccccccccccccccccccccccccccccccccccccccccccccccccccccccccccccccccccccccccccccccccccccccccccccccccccccccccccccccccccccccccccccccccccccccccccccccccccccccccccccccccccccccccccccccccccccccccccccccccccccccccccccccccccccccccccccccccccccccccccccccccccccccccccccccccccccccccccccccccccccccccccccccccccccccccccccccc
Proteins encoded in this region:
- the AGTRAP gene encoding type-1 angiotensin II receptor-associated protein; translation: MVTIILVHWLLTVWGCMNYMLPVSYAWGNFSVLAVGIWAIVQRDSLDAITMFLTGLLLTVLTDIIHISIFYPARDFLSDAKRFSIGMAIFSLLLKPVSCYLVYRMYRERGGECTLNIGVAGAGQDRSAYERIDQPEGPPQWPSPSKAAQPPY